DNA from Acidobacteriota bacterium:
TGGCGCTGGCGCTGGGCTGCGGGTTGATCAATATGGTGTTTGATTACGCGCGCATCCGCACCGTGCAACACGAAGCGCGGCGCATGTGGCGTGTCACGTTTGCGGCTTGGCGCTTTTGTCTGGCTTATGTCTGGCGCACGACCTGCTTGTATCTGCTGCTGGCGGCGTTTGGTTTGGTGTTGTTCGGCGCCTTCGTTTGGTTGCGCAACGCCGTACCACAGGCGTCGTGGCTGGGCGTTATCCTGGCCTTTGGCTTAGGGCAATTGGCCATCGTGGCGCGCTTGTGGACGCGGCTGGCGCTGTTCGCCGGGCAAGCCGATTTGCACCAGCGGCTGGCACCCGCGCCCGCGCTGGCCACGCCCGGCGCGCCGGTGATTGAATTTATGCCCGCGACCAAAGATTTAACGCCGCCGCCCGGCTTCACGCTCGAACCGGGTGCGACTACACTGACGCCGCCGGTTGAAACAGAATCGCCGCCAACGGTGGCGGTTGAACCGAGCCAGGCGGCAGCGGAATTGCCGCCAGCCAGCGCGATTGCAGCAACAGAGACAGCGGAGTTGCCACCAGCAACCGCTGTTGCAATAACAGAGACAAATGATGAATCAGGAAACCGTGCGTGAATTCTGCCTGGCGCTGCCTGACGCCGCCGAAGACGTCAAATGGGGGCAAGACCTTTGCTTTTGCATCGGCGGCAAAATGTTCGCCGTCATTCCGCTTGACGGCGCGTCGCCTTACCGGCTGACATTCAAATGCACGCCGGAAGAATTCGCTGAATTGATTGAACAGGCCGGAATTGATCCTGCGCCCTATGCCGCACGCTATCATTGGGTGGCGCTGGAACGCTTGGATGTGATGAAAGCTGCTGAGTTGAAACGGCTGTTGCGGGATTCGTATGAAATGGTAAAGGCGAAGTTGCCGAAGAAAGTGCAGGCAGGGTTGAGCAAGTAACCCTGCCTGCCTTGGCTTAAAACGCATCTTTGGTCTGCTGATTATCTACCAGCCGCCAAATCCCACGCGGGTTGTCGTTTTGCAATTCGACCGGCAAAGCCGCTTGCGGAAAGTTTTGATACGCCACCGGGCGCGCAAAGCGTTCGATGGCCGCCGTGCCCACCGAAGTCGTGCGCGCATCGGTCGTCGCCGGATAGGGCCCGCCGTGTTGCATCGAAGGACAAACCTCAACGCCAGTCGGATAGCCATTGAAAATCAGCCGTCCAGCTTTGGTGGCGAGAATGTCCACGAGCCATTTGTATTCGGCCAAGTCTTCCGGCGTGCCGTGAATCGTCGCGGTCAGATGACCTTCCAGCTTGTGCGCAATCGTTTCCAGTTCGGCGCGTTCAGCACAGCCAACCACCACTGTCGAAGGCCCGAACAGTTCTTCACTCAATTCGTGCTGTTGCAAAAACGTTGCGGCATCGGTGGTGAAAAGAGCGGCTCCAGCTTCGTTCCTTGCCGCGTCTGGCACAGTTTGCGCTGTCACAGCCTGCACTCCATTCAATGTGCTGAACCGCGTCACGCCGCTGGCATAGGCTTGGGCAATGCCAGGATAAAGCATTGGCGCAGGCGCGGCGCTCGCCATCAATTCACCCAGCTTCCCGGCAAAACGCGCAAAGTTTTCATCGCGCAAGCCAACCACCAGCCCAGGACAAGTGCAAAACTGACCAACGCCCAACGTGACCGAACCTTTCATGCCTTCGGCCAAGGCGTCAGCCCGTTCGCGCAAGGCCCCAGGCAGCAAAAAGACCGGATTGATGCTGCCCATCTCGGCATAGACCGGAATCGGATCGGGCCGTTGCGCTGCCGCATCGAATAAGGCACGCCCCGCGCGCAATGAACCGGTGAACCCGACAGCTTTCGTCAGCAGATGCTTGACCAAGCCCAAGCCCAATTCATGACCGACGCCGTGCAGTAAAGAAAAAATTCCTCTCGGCATGCCCGTGACGTCGGCAGCCTGCGCGATAGCGCGTCCGACCATCTCGGAGGTCGCGGGGTGTGCGGGATGAGCTTTGACGACGACAGGGCAACCTGCCGCCCACGCCGAAGCGGTGTCTCCACCCGCGACCGAAAATGCCAGCGGAAAATTGCTGGCGGCAAAAACGACGACGGGGCCAACCGGAATAAGCATCCGGCGAATGTCCGGTTTCGGCAACGGCTGCCGCTCAGGTTGCGCGCGATCAATGCGCGCCTCAACCCAGGAACCTTCGCGCACGACTTCGGCAAAGGCTTTGAGTTGATTGACGGTGCGCCCGCGCTCGCCTGTCAAGCGCTCTTTGGGCAAAGCACTCTCGGCGTGCGCGCGTTCGATCAATTCATCACCGAGCGCAAGAATCTCTGCGGCAACGCGCTCAATAAAGGCCACGCGCTGTTCCGCTGAAATTTGGCGTAGCGTTTCAGCGGCCTGTGCCGCAACCAGCAGGGACTGCTCAATGTGCCAGGCATGGGCTTCGTCGAACGCGCCAAGCTGGGCGTGGGAAGTGAAGGTGGTTTGCGCCTGCCCGCTCTCATCAGTTTGGCAGGCGATGATATTTTTGCCGTGAAGTTCCATCTTTAAGCTCAACTCAACCTTGAATGACGTGATTAACCAGCGTGCCAATGGGATCAATGGTGATGCGTATTTCGTCTGCGACCTGCAACGTAAAATCATCCGGCGGCACGATGCCCGTGCCCGTCAGCAAAAAGCAGCCATACGGAAACACATTGTCGCGGTAAAGGTATTCCACCAACTCCGCTGGCGAGCGCTTCAATTCTTTCAGCGAAGTCTCGCCATGAAAGGCCGTCACGTCGCCGCGCAAAATATCCAAATGAATCGCGGTCTCGCGTGGCAGCGCGCCTGAACGCAACAGTACGCAAGGCCCCAGTCCACAGCTTTGCGCATAAACTTTAGCTTGCGGCAAATAGAGCGGGTTTTCGCCCTCAATATCACGCGAACTCATATCATTGCCGATGGTGTACCCAATGATTTCACCCAACGAATTGACGACCAGCGTCAATTCCGGCTCCGGCACATTCCATTTGGAATCCTGGCGAATGCGCACCGGCTGGTTGGGGCCTGCGACACGTTGCGGCGTGGCCTTGAAAAACAATTCGGGCCGCTCGGCCTCATACACGCGGTCATAAAAACTGCCGCCACCGGCATCTTTTGATTCTTCCATACGCGCCGTGCGGCTGCGGTAATAGGTCACGCCCGCCGCCCAGACTTCTTGATTGCCGATGGGCGCAAGCACGTCTTCACCCAGGACGAAGTTGGGAATGCGTGTGGCACGGCGCGTCATACTGGTCAAGACCAATTCGTGATCACCGCGATTAAGCAATACATCCCAATCCGTTTCAGGCAGTTGATAATATTCGCCACGCTCTTCCAGCACTGGCCCGTGAGTGGTTTTGTAGAGTTTCAGCATCGTTGTAGTCAGTTCGCCATTCTAATTTTGATGAGTTTCCACCTAGTACTCCATCAAGCTGAAAATGAGGGATGTAGGGCGGGATTAAATCCCGCCCTACATCCAGGATGCGCTCTCAGCATCAATCACTTACAGCTTGATGGAGTACTAGAGTAGATGAGTGTCATATACCAGCGATCCAAAGGCCTCTAAAAGCGGCGAGATATTCGCAACAGACTGGCAGAATTGCAAGCAGGAGATCACAGTACAAAATCGCGCGTGAGGTCCTCAGCAGATGTTCGGCGAGTTGGTTGACTAATCTCAAACGGGCAAGTAATATCGCGCACGATTTTGGCAGGGGTTATTTACCCTTATCCAAGCCACTTGATTGACAGTAATTCAAATGGGCCGTTAGCTCAGTTGGTAGAGCATCTGGCTTTTAACCAGAGGGTCGCTGGTTCGAGCCCAGCACGGCTCATTTCACTTCTACTTTTTTTGCCCCAACAAGTTTCAGAGTCGTTCGACAAAAGCGGGATTCATCACGTTATGTAGACATTGGCTATTGATATAGCCAATGTCGCGTGTTATGATTCCGCTAGATTCCACAAGCTTTTAACAATCACCGGCAAAAATTCTGTGAAGCTTGTGGATAAACTCGACAGGTTGTCTTAAGCACTTGAGGTAATTAGATCAGTAGCAATATTGAAATGATTTCTTCCGGTGCCTCCTCGTAAGACGCTGGTTTAACGTTACCCGCATCAGTTTTCACACAGCAAACTAAAGGCTCATGAGTTGTGATTCTCACAAGCTTATGATTTCGGTTTTGCTATTTGACATTCACATCTCAGGTTCGATACGCCAATCAGCGCGGGACAGAACCTATAACTTTCAAAAGGAGATTCTCTACAATGCGAACCTCACGCAAACTAACACACGTTTTGTTGGCAATGATGACTCTCGCGTTACTGTCAGTGGCTTCATTGGCAGCAGACCCGGGTTCACCATATCCGGCAACCTCTGAAGTCAGCGATCAAAAAGCTGGCTCGACCTTGATCTACAACATTTACACGTCGAATGCTTCGGGTGGCAACACTCAAAACACGCGCGTGAACATCACGAACACGAATCTGACCAATCAGGCCTTTGTGCATTTGTTCTTCGTCAGCGCGGATTGCACGATTGCAGACTCTTATGTTTGCTTGACGGCGGCGCAAACGGCGAGCTTCCTGGCGTCGGACGTGGATCCGGGTACCAAGGGT
Protein-coding regions in this window:
- a CDS encoding MmcQ/YjbR family DNA-binding protein; its protein translation is MNQETVREFCLALPDAAEDVKWGQDLCFCIGGKMFAVIPLDGASPYRLTFKCTPEEFAELIEQAGIDPAPYAARYHWVALERLDVMKAAELKRLLRDSYEMVKAKLPKKVQAGLSK
- a CDS encoding aldehyde dehydrogenase (NADP(+)); this encodes MELHGKNIIACQTDESGQAQTTFTSHAQLGAFDEAHAWHIEQSLLVAAQAAETLRQISAEQRVAFIERVAAEILALGDELIERAHAESALPKERLTGERGRTVNQLKAFAEVVREGSWVEARIDRAQPERQPLPKPDIRRMLIPVGPVVVFAASNFPLAFSVAGGDTASAWAAGCPVVVKAHPAHPATSEMVGRAIAQAADVTGMPRGIFSLLHGVGHELGLGLVKHLLTKAVGFTGSLRAGRALFDAAAQRPDPIPVYAEMGSINPVFLLPGALRERADALAEGMKGSVTLGVGQFCTCPGLVVGLRDENFARFAGKLGELMASAAPAPMLYPGIAQAYASGVTRFSTLNGVQAVTAQTVPDAARNEAGAALFTTDAATFLQQHELSEELFGPSTVVVGCAERAELETIAHKLEGHLTATIHGTPEDLAEYKWLVDILATKAGRLIFNGYPTGVEVCPSMQHGGPYPATTDARTTSVGTAAIERFARPVAYQNFPQAALPVELQNDNPRGIWRLVDNQQTKDAF
- a CDS encoding fumarylacetoacetate hydrolase family protein; the encoded protein is MKLYKTTHGPVLEERGEYYQLPETDWDVLLNRGDHELVLTSMTRRATRIPNFVLGEDVLAPIGNQEVWAAGVTYYRSRTARMEESKDAGGGSFYDRVYEAERPELFFKATPQRVAGPNQPVRIRQDSKWNVPEPELTLVVNSLGEIIGYTIGNDMSSRDIEGENPLYLPQAKVYAQSCGLGPCVLLRSGALPRETAIHLDILRGDVTAFHGETSLKELKRSPAELVEYLYRDNVFPYGCFLLTGTGIVPPDDFTLQVADEIRITIDPIGTLVNHVIQG